From Streptomyces sp. TLI_105, the proteins below share one genomic window:
- a CDS encoding peptidase M23, which yields MTRGLLRRALTRLVVVAGAGALAVGLTAPVATARPVPEPGPGKDRHGVSRYFSGPEGFAIPTVPCDPAGPSATDGVMADQLDPQLNAKMAGYLDAYKMSCARMVTQAVKDRGLNPKAAAIAIATIIVESSMNNYAQAVDYTSLGLFQQQDWWGTREERLDPVYATNAFLDEMERQYPGGSWNDEAIGEVCWHVQRPREDLRHLYGVEAGDAVLIADALWSGMSAGPKHPYGSGRVVSGRSADGRLEAFAAGADGVWHAWQTAVNGGWSQWRFEGGPRNAQLAVASNADGRLELFALSGSTFDHMWQTGPSAGWSTWANFGTGGYRLAAGSNADGRIEVFASNADGVFHRWQTAPSGGWANWEGTGGGPADARLAVENAPDGRLEVFALSDATFGHLYQSAVNGGWSAWEEFGGGGHDVAVSHNQDGRIEVFASNAAGVFHRWQTGPTSWSAWTGTGGISNAELTTSRSVDGRVEVFAINSAAASHSWQTGPSAAYSAWETFGGGGTEIGAANNADGRIEVFGTSHAGVYHRWQTGFATWAEWGWLNDSGPAVD from the coding sequence ATGACAAGAGGCTTGTTACGCCGAGCGCTCACCCGACTGGTCGTCGTCGCCGGTGCAGGAGCGCTGGCCGTCGGGCTGACCGCCCCGGTCGCCACCGCCCGGCCCGTGCCGGAGCCGGGTCCCGGCAAGGACCGGCACGGCGTCTCCCGGTACTTCAGCGGCCCGGAGGGGTTCGCCATTCCGACGGTGCCCTGCGACCCGGCCGGCCCGTCGGCCACCGACGGCGTCATGGCCGACCAGCTCGACCCGCAGCTGAACGCGAAGATGGCCGGCTATCTGGACGCCTACAAGATGTCCTGCGCGCGGATGGTGACGCAGGCGGTGAAGGACCGCGGGCTCAACCCGAAGGCCGCGGCGATCGCCATCGCCACGATCATCGTCGAGAGCAGCATGAACAACTACGCCCAGGCCGTCGACTACACCAGCCTCGGGCTCTTCCAGCAGCAGGACTGGTGGGGCACCCGGGAGGAGCGCCTCGACCCCGTCTACGCCACCAACGCCTTCCTCGACGAGATGGAGCGGCAGTATCCGGGCGGCTCGTGGAACGACGAGGCGATCGGCGAGGTCTGCTGGCACGTTCAGCGACCGCGCGAGGATCTGCGCCATCTGTACGGAGTCGAGGCGGGCGACGCGGTGCTCATCGCCGACGCGCTGTGGTCCGGTATGAGCGCCGGCCCCAAGCACCCGTACGGCTCCGGCCGGGTGGTGTCCGGGCGGTCCGCCGACGGTCGCCTCGAAGCCTTCGCCGCCGGCGCCGACGGTGTCTGGCACGCCTGGCAGACCGCGGTGAACGGCGGCTGGTCGCAGTGGCGGTTCGAGGGCGGGCCGCGCAACGCGCAGCTGGCGGTGGCGTCCAACGCGGACGGCCGTCTCGAACTGTTCGCGCTCTCGGGCAGCACGTTCGACCACATGTGGCAGACCGGCCCGAGCGCGGGGTGGTCGACCTGGGCGAACTTCGGCACCGGCGGGTACCGGCTGGCCGCGGGCAGCAACGCCGACGGACGCATCGAGGTGTTCGCCTCCAACGCCGACGGCGTGTTCCACCGCTGGCAGACGGCGCCCAGCGGCGGCTGGGCGAACTGGGAGGGCACCGGCGGCGGCCCGGCCGACGCGCGGCTCGCCGTCGAGAACGCGCCGGACGGGCGACTCGAGGTGTTCGCGCTGTCGGACGCCACCTTCGGGCACCTGTACCAGAGCGCGGTCAACGGCGGCTGGTCCGCCTGGGAGGAGTTCGGCGGCGGCGGTCACGACGTCGCCGTCAGCCACAACCAGGACGGACGCATCGAGGTGTTCGCCTCCAACGCCGCTGGCGTCTTCCACCGCTGGCAGACGGGCCCGACCTCCTGGTCGGCGTGGACGGGCACCGGCGGGATCTCGAACGCCGAGCTGACCACCTCGCGCTCGGTCGACGGCCGGGTCGAGGTGTTCGCGATCAACTCCGCCGCGGCGAGCCACTCCTGGCAGACCGGCCCGAGCGCCGCGTACTCCGCGTGGGAGACCTTCGGCGGCGGTGGCACCGAGATCGGCGCGGCCAACAACGCCGACGGGCGCATCGAGGTGTTCGGCACCAGCCACGCCGGCGTCTACCACCGCTGGCAGACCGGCTTCGCGACCTGGGCGGAATGGGGCTGGCTGAACGATTCCGGGCCCGCGGTCGACTAG
- a CDS encoding P-loop NTPase fold protein, with amino-acid sequence MSQLRSELSADVRTVLVLLWVPAVVYAFFYVDGIGGLSVLAELGLFACLLVAGVVPVVLGLLHPPTAENLRTHLALVFHLGSLPLDLAAVRRTARHWRQDLRENGVPRAALAVIEELMGVDPHSVLLPGSFDGLRSAGGTGKPVPSEASRQLERKLAALQGGTIAVSGPRGVGKTTLLQGAVRANDFAITIRVPAAYTPYDLVLSTFVRLCEGFLLRETGEVPQLTRLSGLVRTRDAARRTLRGLRRTLFFGVPAGALVLLGSAAAVKALWDRHDHVVRSGLATAGDWTLQHAEAVWRGRSVGAGLVVTLAGLLIWRLGRSARWRRRVRRAPVLLLRVTGWALAVGSVVSLAADPDVRRLFGEVLTLSGAGFGNLFLVLLCLGLSAFALGRAYVALGVVHVGGWKWVGGAFGVAACVLFLRSADVRAILFESENPTRLACFIAGSLLMKAGRWRIRQPESELVTSCRNHLYQLRTAQSTSTTATLGFAGTAAVGSAHTSALASVPPNFPQLVEDLRERLSEIARHVHRRHGRTLVCIDELDRLATDQQALLFLSEVKAILGVPRVHYLISVAEDVGAAFVRRGLPERDATDSSLDDILHVQAWSLAQSTTLMDERASDLPAPYVVLAHALAGGVPRDLIRYGRRMLEMHEEISSTREARAVELTEISRRLIVEELNDTLAGFRTLLAKQRWDHENAGWLSTYRTVMDHLRYADPASTHELLVALEYLASSGSTSPTASPATPPETAAQLIAEASAYTYFGLTLLQIFHPDDFEGRRLRASTTPAGDLQFLAEARLELSVSPFSARPMIDAARAAWSLSPPRGSRPPLGIPSARPRPS; translated from the coding sequence TTGTCACAGCTGCGATCCGAGCTGTCCGCGGACGTGCGAACCGTGCTCGTCCTGCTCTGGGTGCCCGCCGTCGTGTACGCGTTCTTCTACGTCGACGGCATCGGCGGTCTGTCCGTCCTCGCGGAACTCGGTCTGTTCGCCTGCCTGCTGGTGGCCGGGGTCGTGCCGGTCGTCCTCGGGCTGCTCCACCCGCCCACCGCCGAGAACCTGCGGACCCATCTCGCCCTGGTCTTCCACCTCGGGAGCCTGCCGCTCGACCTCGCGGCGGTCCGGAGGACGGCGCGTCACTGGCGGCAGGACCTGCGCGAGAACGGCGTTCCTCGCGCCGCCCTGGCGGTGATCGAGGAGCTCATGGGAGTCGACCCCCATTCGGTACTGCTGCCGGGAAGCTTCGACGGCCTCCGCTCCGCGGGCGGGACCGGGAAGCCCGTGCCCAGCGAGGCGTCACGGCAACTCGAACGGAAGCTCGCGGCCCTCCAGGGCGGGACGATCGCCGTGTCCGGCCCCCGGGGGGTGGGCAAGACCACCCTGCTGCAAGGCGCGGTGCGCGCGAACGACTTCGCCATCACCATCCGGGTGCCCGCCGCCTACACGCCCTACGACCTGGTGCTGTCGACCTTCGTCAGGCTGTGCGAGGGCTTCCTCCTCCGCGAGACGGGTGAGGTGCCCCAGCTGACGAGGCTGTCCGGACTCGTGCGGACCCGGGACGCGGCACGCCGGACGCTCCGCGGTCTTCGGCGGACGCTGTTCTTCGGCGTTCCCGCCGGCGCGCTGGTCCTCCTCGGCTCAGCCGCCGCCGTGAAGGCGCTCTGGGACCGGCACGACCACGTCGTGCGGAGCGGGCTCGCCACGGCCGGCGACTGGACGCTGCAGCATGCCGAGGCGGTCTGGCGAGGACGCAGCGTCGGCGCCGGGCTGGTGGTGACCCTGGCCGGCCTGCTGATCTGGCGACTGGGAAGGTCCGCGCGGTGGCGGCGTCGAGTGCGGCGAGCTCCCGTCCTCCTCCTCCGCGTCACGGGGTGGGCCCTTGCCGTGGGTTCCGTGGTGAGCCTCGCCGCGGATCCGGACGTGAGGCGCCTCTTCGGGGAGGTCCTCACCCTGTCGGGGGCCGGGTTCGGGAACCTCTTCCTGGTGCTGCTCTGTCTCGGCCTGAGCGCCTTCGCGCTCGGCCGCGCGTACGTGGCCCTCGGGGTCGTCCACGTCGGCGGCTGGAAGTGGGTCGGTGGCGCCTTCGGGGTGGCGGCCTGCGTCCTCTTCCTGCGCAGCGCGGACGTACGGGCGATCCTGTTCGAGTCCGAGAATCCCACCAGGCTGGCCTGCTTCATCGCGGGATCGCTCCTCATGAAGGCCGGACGCTGGAGAATCCGACAGCCGGAAAGCGAGCTGGTGACCTCGTGCCGCAACCACCTGTACCAGCTCAGAACCGCTCAGTCGACGTCCACCACCGCCACGCTCGGCTTCGCCGGCACGGCCGCCGTCGGGAGCGCGCACACGTCGGCCCTGGCGAGCGTCCCACCGAACTTCCCGCAGCTCGTCGAAGACCTGCGGGAGAGGCTCTCCGAAATAGCCCGTCACGTACATCGCCGGCACGGACGCACGCTCGTCTGCATCGACGAGCTCGACCGCCTTGCGACGGATCAGCAGGCGCTTCTCTTCCTCAGCGAGGTCAAGGCGATCCTGGGGGTCCCCCGCGTGCACTACCTGATCTCCGTCGCCGAGGACGTGGGGGCCGCCTTCGTCCGACGGGGCCTGCCCGAGCGCGACGCGACCGACAGTTCGCTCGACGACATCCTGCACGTGCAGGCCTGGAGCCTCGCACAGTCCACCACCCTCATGGACGAGCGTGCCAGTGACCTGCCCGCGCCCTATGTCGTGCTCGCGCACGCTCTAGCCGGCGGCGTTCCACGCGACCTGATCCGGTACGGGCGCCGCATGCTCGAGATGCACGAGGAGATCTCGTCCACGCGAGAGGCGAGGGCGGTCGAGCTCACGGAGATCTCGCGACGCCTCATCGTCGAAGAGCTCAACGACACGCTGGCCGGCTTCCGCACCCTGCTGGCCAAACAGCGGTGGGACCACGAGAACGCGGGCTGGCTGTCCACCTATCGCACGGTGATGGACCACCTGCGGTACGCCGACCCGGCGTCGACCCACGAGCTGCTCGTCGCCCTCGAGTACCTCGCGTCGTCCGGATCGACCTCGCCGACCGCGTCTCCGGCAACGCCTCCGGAGACCGCCGCCCAGCTGATCGCCGAAGCCTCTGCCTACACCTACTTCGGGCTCACCTTGCTGCAGATCTTCCACCCGGACGATTTCGAAGGCCGCCGCCTCCGGGCGAGCACGACCCCCGCGGGCGACCTTCAGTTCCTGGCCGAGGCCAGACTCGAACTGTCTGTGTCCCCGTTCAGCGCACGGCCCATGATCGACGCCGCCCGGGCGGCCTGGAGCCTGTCGCCTCCTCGCGGCAGCCGCCCGCCCCTGGGCATCCCCTCCGCACGTCCCCGCCCCTCCTGA